The following proteins are co-located in the Gossypium hirsutum isolate 1008001.06 chromosome A02, Gossypium_hirsutum_v2.1, whole genome shotgun sequence genome:
- the LOC107951999 gene encoding RNA-binding protein 2 isoform X2: MHHNLARDDDQGGHLAVKDTKTIGSAYDRYLQSAQLSSFTSGEASTFGGLGRAVGVAMPARPMADPPVMGRPASAAPDLALNGGNVSFGGQFPIDPMARLGRDILPLPPDASNTLFVEGLPPDSKRREVAHIFRPFVGYKEVRLVSKEYKHRGGDPIILCFVDFSSPACAATAMSALQGYKIDEHDPDSNYLRLQFSRNPGPRSGSGVRGRR; encoded by the exons atgcatcataatctggCAAGAGATGATGATCAAGGTGGACACCTGGCTGTGAAGGATACGAAAACCATTGGATCAGCATATGATCGTTATCTACAGAGTGCG CAACTTTCTTCTTTTACTTCTGGAGAAGCTAGTACATTTGGTGGGTTGGGAAGGGCTGTTGGTGTTGCAATGCCTGCTCGTCCAATGGCTGATCCTCCTGTGATGGGTCGTCCTGCATCTGCTGCTCCAGATCTGGCACTAAATGGTGGAAATGTCAGTTTTGGCGGTCAATTTCCCATTGACCCAATGGCAAGGCTAGGTCGGGATATTCTACCTCTGCCTCCGGATGCTTCCAATACTCTATTTGTTGAGGGACTTCCTCCTGACAGCAAAAGGAGGGAAGTAGCCC ATATCTTTCGCCCTTTTGTGGGATATAAAGAAGTACGACTAGTGAGTAAAGAATACAAACAT CGTGGGGGAGATCCTATTATCCTTTGTTTTGTTGATTTTTCAAGTCCTGCTTGTGCAGCAACTGCAATGAGTGCCTTGCAAG GTTATAAAATCGATGAACATGATCCTGATTCTAACTACTTGAGGCTACAGTTTTCCCGGAACCCAGGTCCACGGTCAGGTTCTGGAGTTCGTGGAAGGAGGTGA
- the LOC107951999 gene encoding RNA-binding protein 2 isoform X1, which produces MADNYWNRQQPTPPMLSSGGMLKRPRTDYDAPPSGLHPAHEMHHNLARDDDQGGHLAVKDTKTIGSAYDRYLQSAQLSSFTSGEASTFGGLGRAVGVAMPARPMADPPVMGRPASAAPDLALNGGNVSFGGQFPIDPMARLGRDILPLPPDASNTLFVEGLPPDSKRREVAHIFRPFVGYKEVRLVSKEYKHRGGDPIILCFVDFSSPACAATAMSALQGYKIDEHDPDSNYLRLQFSRNPGPRSGSGVRGRR; this is translated from the exons ATGGCGGATAATTACTGGAATCGGCAGCAGCCAACTCCTCCGATGCTGTCCTCAGGTGGGATGCTTAAACGACCTCGTACTGACTATG ATGCCCCGCCTTCTGGGCTGCATCCAGCTCatgagatgcatcataatctggCAAGAGATGATGATCAAGGTGGACACCTGGCTGTGAAGGATACGAAAACCATTGGATCAGCATATGATCGTTATCTACAGAGTGCG CAACTTTCTTCTTTTACTTCTGGAGAAGCTAGTACATTTGGTGGGTTGGGAAGGGCTGTTGGTGTTGCAATGCCTGCTCGTCCAATGGCTGATCCTCCTGTGATGGGTCGTCCTGCATCTGCTGCTCCAGATCTGGCACTAAATGGTGGAAATGTCAGTTTTGGCGGTCAATTTCCCATTGACCCAATGGCAAGGCTAGGTCGGGATATTCTACCTCTGCCTCCGGATGCTTCCAATACTCTATTTGTTGAGGGACTTCCTCCTGACAGCAAAAGGAGGGAAGTAGCCC ATATCTTTCGCCCTTTTGTGGGATATAAAGAAGTACGACTAGTGAGTAAAGAATACAAACAT CGTGGGGGAGATCCTATTATCCTTTGTTTTGTTGATTTTTCAAGTCCTGCTTGTGCAGCAACTGCAATGAGTGCCTTGCAAG GTTATAAAATCGATGAACATGATCCTGATTCTAACTACTTGAGGCTACAGTTTTCCCGGAACCCAGGTCCACGGTCAGGTTCTGGAGTTCGTGGAAGGAGGTGA